The proteins below come from a single Asanoa ferruginea genomic window:
- a CDS encoding helix-turn-helix transcriptional regulator, whose product MLLELLQSGGTRTVAELADRLGVEGRTVRRYVDQLVDLDVPVESVRGRYGGYRLGPGYRLPPLMLSDDEALAVLLGLVAGRRVGLMTAERTANETAAAKIRRVLPKHLAERLDTLLEALAFTDQPGEFDSPDAGVLLAIADAVRHRRPLSIRYTDRDGQSSERTLHAYGIVAHSGRWYVTGQDVRLGEDRAFRFDRIADARTLPGSFETPAGLDPAQRVLSGFATADYEHEVVLRIATLQEPGQPGGWWRVELRAQRLDWLPPVLAALDRPFVVERPGELRDLVIALADRLAASARRQI is encoded by the coding sequence ATGCTTCTGGAGTTGCTGCAGTCAGGCGGCACCCGGACCGTGGCGGAACTCGCGGATCGGCTCGGCGTCGAGGGGCGCACTGTGCGGCGGTATGTGGACCAGCTCGTCGATCTGGACGTGCCCGTGGAGTCGGTGCGCGGCCGCTACGGCGGGTACCGGCTCGGCCCCGGCTACCGGCTGCCTCCGCTCATGCTCAGTGACGACGAAGCGCTGGCCGTGCTGCTCGGCCTGGTCGCAGGCCGGCGTGTGGGGTTGATGACGGCGGAGCGCACGGCGAACGAGACGGCAGCGGCGAAGATCCGGCGGGTGCTGCCGAAGCACCTGGCGGAGCGGCTGGACACCCTTCTGGAGGCGCTCGCCTTCACGGATCAGCCGGGCGAGTTCGACAGCCCGGACGCCGGGGTCCTGCTCGCGATCGCGGATGCGGTCCGCCACCGTCGGCCGCTCTCGATCCGCTACACCGACCGCGACGGGCAGAGCAGCGAACGCACACTGCACGCGTACGGGATCGTGGCCCACTCTGGCCGGTGGTATGTCACGGGCCAGGATGTGCGCCTCGGCGAGGACCGCGCCTTCCGATTCGATCGCATCGCGGACGCGCGGACCTTGCCCGGCTCCTTCGAGACGCCCGCGGGCCTTGACCCGGCACAGCGGGTGTTGTCGGGGTTCGCCACGGCCGATTACGAGCACGAGGTGGTCCTGCGGATCGCGACCCTCCAAGAGCCTGGCCAGCCCGGCGGTTGGTGGCGCGTCGAACTGCGGGCGCAGCGGCTCGACTGGTTGCCGCCTGTGCTCGCCGCGCTCGACCGGCCGTTTGTCGTCGAGCGCCCCGGTGAGTTGCGCGACCTGGTCATCGCGCTCGCCGACCGCCTCGCGGCATCCGCCCGCCGGCAGATCTAG
- a CDS encoding Prokaryotic metallothionein: MAECETCGNDYWLSFEVKTISGDRHVFDSFECAIQRLAPICEHCGVKIVGHGVEVAGRFFCCAHCARATAGAEAAAITDTVGAHPG; this comes from the coding sequence ATGGCGGAGTGCGAAACCTGCGGCAACGACTACTGGCTGTCGTTCGAGGTCAAGACGATCAGCGGCGACCGGCACGTGTTCGACTCGTTCGAATGCGCGATCCAGCGGCTCGCGCCGATCTGCGAGCACTGCGGCGTGAAGATCGTCGGGCACGGCGTCGAGGTGGCCGGCCGCTTCTTCTGCTGCGCCCACTGCGCGCGGGCGACCGCCGGCGCGGAGGCCGCGGCGATCACCGACACCGTCGGAGCCCACCCCGGCTGA
- a CDS encoding group II truncated hemoglobin, translating into MTTPTLYEWAGGRPAIARMINAFYDRVERDDLLSPFFPGGVTAAHRDHVTTWWSEVFGGPADYTGELGGYESMLAHHRNLGIEPEHRFRFASLMSLAADDAELPADPEFRAALVGYLEWGTRIAMANSQPGATPVEHAPVPHWGWGVAPPYQP; encoded by the coding sequence ATGACCACCCCGACGCTGTACGAGTGGGCCGGCGGTCGACCCGCGATCGCCCGGATGATCAACGCGTTCTACGACCGGGTCGAGCGCGACGACCTGCTCAGCCCGTTCTTCCCCGGTGGGGTCACCGCGGCGCACCGCGACCACGTGACGACCTGGTGGTCGGAGGTGTTCGGCGGCCCGGCCGACTACACCGGCGAGCTCGGCGGCTACGAGAGCATGCTGGCCCACCATCGCAACCTGGGCATCGAGCCCGAGCACCGGTTCCGGTTCGCGTCGCTGATGAGCCTGGCCGCCGACGACGCCGAGCTGCCCGCCGACCCGGAGTTCCGGGCGGCGCTGGTCGGCTATCTCGAGTGGGGCACCCGCATCGCGATGGCCAACTCCCAGCCGGGCGCGACCCCGGTCGAACACGCCCCGGTGCCGCACTGGGGCTGGGGCGTCGCACCGCCGTATCAGCCCTAG
- a CDS encoding ribonuclease D gives MTDEPPLRRRAARRAGDESPTSPEADGPSTGSPDGPAAPEPRTAGPAPTLLTAPRDGTPQPVESPDDLADVVARFAGGTGPVAIDAERASGYRYSQRAYLVQLRRGGSGTVLIDPLPLGDLRTLDAAIADAEWVLHAASQDLPCLSDLGLRPRRLFDTELAGRLAGFERVGLAALTEQLLGFALEKHHSAADWSSRPLPESWLTYAALDVELLVDLRDALAAELITQGKQDWAAEEFAALVAWGAQPARSRPDPWRRTSGIHRIRGARAQARVRALWYARDDIAARRDSAPGRVLPDSAIVAAAEIDPKDERTLLSLPGFGGRSVRRLARNWLDALDTARGLPDDALPTNPPIDGPPPPHRWAERDPVAAGRLSRSREVVTTTAAAHKLPPENLIAPDSIRRLAWTPPEDVTPETVSSTLRGYGARAWQVGLIATDLATALADPDPKPGPEPG, from the coding sequence GTGACCGACGAACCACCCCTGCGCCGTCGGGCCGCACGCCGAGCGGGGGACGAGTCGCCCACCTCCCCCGAAGCGGACGGCCCCTCCACCGGCTCCCCCGACGGCCCGGCGGCTCCCGAGCCCCGCACGGCCGGCCCCGCCCCGACGCTGCTCACGGCGCCGCGAGACGGCACGCCCCAGCCCGTGGAATCGCCCGACGACCTCGCAGACGTGGTCGCCCGCTTCGCCGGTGGCACCGGCCCGGTAGCCATCGACGCCGAGCGCGCGTCCGGCTACCGCTACAGCCAACGCGCCTACCTGGTCCAACTACGCCGCGGCGGCTCCGGCACCGTGTTGATCGACCCGCTCCCGCTGGGCGACCTGCGCACCCTCGACGCGGCGATCGCCGACGCCGAGTGGGTGCTGCACGCCGCGAGCCAAGACCTGCCGTGCCTGTCCGACCTGGGCCTGCGCCCGCGCCGGCTGTTCGACACCGAGCTGGCCGGCCGGCTCGCCGGCTTCGAGCGCGTGGGTCTCGCGGCCTTGACCGAGCAACTTCTCGGCTTCGCCCTGGAGAAGCACCACTCGGCCGCCGACTGGTCGAGTCGCCCGCTGCCCGAGTCGTGGTTGACCTATGCGGCGCTCGACGTCGAGCTGCTGGTCGACCTCCGCGACGCGTTGGCGGCCGAGCTGATCACCCAGGGCAAGCAGGACTGGGCGGCGGAGGAGTTCGCCGCGCTGGTCGCCTGGGGCGCGCAGCCGGCCCGCAGCCGCCCCGACCCGTGGCGCCGCACGTCCGGCATCCACCGCATCCGGGGTGCAAGGGCACAGGCGAGGGTCCGGGCCCTCTGGTACGCCCGCGACGACATCGCCGCCCGCCGCGACTCGGCACCGGGCCGGGTCCTCCCCGACTCGGCGATCGTCGCCGCGGCCGAGATCGACCCGAAAGACGAGCGCACGCTGCTGTCGCTGCCCGGCTTCGGCGGCCGCTCGGTCCGCCGGCTGGCCCGCAACTGGCTCGACGCCCTCGACACGGCCCGCGGCCTGCCCGACGACGCCCTGCCCACCAACCCACCGATCGACGGCCCACCCCCGCCACACCGCTGGGCCGAACGCGACCCGGTGGCGGCCGGCCGACTGTCCCGCTCCCGCGAGGTGGTCACCACGACGGCGGCCGCACACAAACTGCCGCCGGAAAACCTCATCGCGCCAGACTCGATCCGCCGCCTGGCCTGGACCCCACCGGAAGACGTCACCCCGGAAACGGTCTCGTCAACATTGCGTGGCTACGGCGCCCGGGCCTGGCAGGTCGGCCTGATCGCCACCGACCTGGCCACCGCATTGGCCGACCCGGACCCGAAACCCGGCCCGGAGCCGGGCTAG
- a CDS encoding isoamylase early set domain-containing protein — translation MIKRSKLFGNKTRVTFCLPKDSPVGQVSVVGCFNDWEPGRHELQPRRDGTRTVTLTLAPGEYTFRYLATGGVWLDDEQADGFDGRGGRIVLGRA, via the coding sequence ATGATCAAGAGAAGCAAGCTCTTCGGCAACAAGACCCGCGTGACGTTCTGCCTGCCCAAGGACAGCCCGGTCGGGCAGGTCAGCGTCGTGGGTTGCTTCAACGACTGGGAGCCTGGCCGGCACGAGCTCCAGCCGCGCCGCGACGGCACCCGCACGGTCACCCTCACCCTGGCTCCGGGCGAATACACCTTCCGCTACCTCGCCACCGGCGGCGTCTGGCTCGACGACGAGCAGGCCGACGGCTTCGACGGGCGTGGCGGGCGGATCGTGCTCGGCCGGGCCTGA
- the hemQ gene encoding hydrogen peroxide-dependent heme synthase yields MTEQTNAARIRELNDAIRYTMWSVFRAAEPLPPSRAGLAAEVSTLFDDLAGKDVTVRGSYDVSGLRADADLMIWWHAESSDALQEAYGAFRRTALGRHLAPVWSQMALHRPAEFNKSHLPAFLSGEEARAYVCVYPFVRSYEWYLLPDEERRDMLAEHGRQARGFPDVRANTVASFALGDYEWMLAFEADELHRIVDLMRELRASRARRHVREEVPFYTGRRRSVAELVDALP; encoded by the coding sequence ATGACGGAGCAGACCAACGCCGCCCGGATCCGGGAGCTGAACGACGCCATCCGCTACACGATGTGGTCGGTGTTCCGGGCCGCCGAGCCGTTGCCGCCGTCCCGTGCCGGGCTGGCCGCCGAGGTCAGCACCCTGTTCGACGACCTGGCGGGCAAAGACGTCACGGTCCGCGGCAGCTACGACGTGTCCGGCCTGCGCGCCGACGCCGACCTGATGATCTGGTGGCACGCCGAGTCCAGCGACGCGCTCCAGGAGGCCTACGGCGCCTTCCGGCGGACCGCCCTGGGCCGGCACCTCGCCCCGGTCTGGTCGCAGATGGCCCTGCACCGGCCGGCCGAGTTCAACAAGAGCCACCTGCCGGCGTTCCTGTCCGGCGAGGAAGCGCGCGCGTACGTCTGCGTCTATCCGTTCGTGCGCTCCTACGAGTGGTATCTGCTCCCCGACGAGGAGCGCCGCGACATGCTCGCCGAACACGGGCGGCAGGCGCGCGGATTCCCCGACGTGCGGGCCAACACGGTCGCGTCGTTCGCGCTCGGCGACTACGAGTGGATGCTCGCCTTCGAGGCCGACGAACTGCACCGGATCGTCGACCTGATGCGCGAACTGCGCGCGTCGCGGGCCCGCCGGCACGTCCGCGAAGAGGTGCCGTTCTACACCGGCCGCCGCCGCAGCGTCGCGGAGCTCGTCGACGCGTTGCCGTAG
- a CDS encoding S1C family serine protease produces MSAGNDRTTWPETSPGYADAARAEQRVPPPEGPIYRPADRAPQPPDYGPPPAQMAYAPPGQRAPVEPPAAFAPPGPRGPMDGPRGPIDGPPVPMPYRPVPPGPARPAFDPGSPFGPGVAAGPPQAYPQTGEKRPRRQWGFGVTVGLVVLLAGVVGYQAVRIDRLDDQVVANQKVLAEAQSRDSGRIEGLDGRTTELENKLGAAFNPEAISTAALPSVFRVAAGDVTGTAFAVGKPAGGGKTNLITNFHVVEDVYNGGGRQVFLERDGKRYPATIIEVDKAGDVAHLRSSTKITGLVTAKGTVKSGQQIVVVGAPLGLSDSVTTGVVSAVRELPDSNGPMIQFDAPINPGNSGGPVINSAKQVVGIATAKAQNAEGIGLAVPIKVACDAFKIC; encoded by the coding sequence ATGTCCGCCGGGAACGACCGCACAACCTGGCCCGAAACTTCACCGGGGTACGCCGACGCGGCGCGAGCCGAGCAGCGGGTGCCGCCGCCGGAGGGGCCGATCTACCGGCCCGCCGACCGCGCACCGCAGCCCCCTGACTATGGCCCGCCACCAGCGCAGATGGCCTACGCACCGCCCGGACAGCGGGCTCCCGTCGAGCCACCCGCGGCGTTCGCCCCACCCGGCCCGCGGGGTCCGATGGACGGCCCGCGCGGCCCCATCGACGGCCCGCCGGTGCCGATGCCCTATCGCCCGGTGCCGCCCGGCCCGGCCCGTCCCGCCTTCGACCCGGGCTCGCCTTTCGGGCCCGGGGTCGCCGCTGGACCACCTCAGGCGTACCCCCAGACCGGTGAAAAACGACCCCGGCGGCAATGGGGTTTCGGGGTGACGGTCGGTCTGGTCGTGTTGCTCGCCGGCGTCGTCGGCTATCAGGCCGTGCGCATCGACCGGCTCGACGACCAGGTGGTCGCCAACCAGAAGGTGCTGGCCGAGGCCCAGTCGCGGGACAGCGGGCGGATCGAGGGCCTCGACGGGCGCACCACCGAGTTGGAGAACAAGCTCGGCGCGGCGTTCAACCCCGAGGCGATCTCGACCGCGGCCCTGCCCAGCGTGTTCCGGGTGGCGGCCGGCGACGTGACCGGCACCGCGTTCGCGGTGGGCAAGCCGGCCGGCGGCGGCAAGACCAACCTGATCACCAACTTCCACGTGGTCGAAGACGTCTACAACGGGGGCGGGCGGCAGGTCTTCCTGGAGCGCGACGGCAAGCGCTACCCGGCCACGATCATCGAGGTCGACAAGGCCGGTGACGTCGCACACCTGCGCAGCAGCACCAAGATCACTGGTCTGGTCACCGCGAAGGGCACGGTCAAGTCGGGCCAACAGATCGTCGTGGTCGGCGCCCCGCTTGGGCTGAGCGACTCGGTGACCACCGGCGTGGTCAGCGCGGTCCGCGAGCTTCCGGACAGCAACGGCCCGATGATCCAGTTCGACGCACCGATCAACCCGGGCAATTCCGGCGGCCCGGTGATCAACTCGGCCAAGCAGGTGGTCGGCATCGCCACCGCCAAGGCACAGAACGCCGAGGGCATCGGCCTGGCCGTGCCGATCAAGGTGGCTTGCGACGCCTTCAAGATCTGCTAA
- a CDS encoding DUF3000 domain-containing protein: MAPTAIPDVFANAVASLRAATPRSEIVLEEVGAPQRLAPFTFALSASVTKPDDDEMATGRLILLYDPAGHEAWEGTMRLVTYVTAEVDVDMAADPLLPTVGWTWLTDALDAQDAHYRAIGGTVTQTMSTRFGELAGPPTAADIEIRASWTPTDEDLGAHLLAWSTLLASTAGLPPPGVTALPGRRTA, translated from the coding sequence ATGGCTCCGACAGCGATTCCCGACGTCTTCGCGAACGCCGTCGCCAGCCTGCGCGCCGCCACGCCGCGGTCCGAGATCGTTCTCGAAGAGGTCGGTGCGCCGCAGCGCCTCGCGCCCTTCACGTTCGCGCTGAGCGCCTCGGTCACCAAGCCCGACGACGACGAGATGGCGACGGGCCGGCTGATCCTGCTCTACGACCCCGCCGGGCACGAGGCCTGGGAAGGCACGATGCGGCTGGTCACCTACGTGACCGCCGAGGTCGACGTCGACATGGCCGCCGACCCGCTGCTGCCCACGGTCGGCTGGACCTGGCTGACCGACGCGCTCGACGCGCAAGACGCGCACTACCGGGCGATCGGCGGCACGGTCACCCAGACCATGTCGACCCGGTTCGGCGAGCTCGCCGGTCCGCCGACGGCGGCCGACATCGAGATCCGGGCGAGCTGGACCCCGACCGACGAAGACCTCGGCGCCCACCTGCTGGCCTGGTCAACCCTGCTGGCCTCGACCGCGGGCCTGCCGCCACCGGGGGTCACCGCGCTGCCGGGCCGCCGCACCGCCTGA
- the hemE gene encoding uroporphyrinogen decarboxylase, whose product MTTKTLTDSALVRAARGQDVPHTPVWFMRQAGRSLPEYRELRAGIGMLDTIRRPDLVAEITLQPVRRHGVDAGILFSDIVVPLAAAGVDVDIVAGTGPVVAEPIRAAQDVARLRRLEPVDVSYVDEAVRLTVAELGDTPLIGFAGAPFTLASYLVEGGPSRNHAKTKALMYGDPETWHALCARLAENALTFLRVQIDAGVSAVQLFDSWVGALSEADYRRFVLPHSTAVLSALADAGVPRIHFGVHSGELLGAMGEAGADVVGVDWRTPLDVATGRIGPDKAVQGNLDPCVLLAPWEVIEVEVRRVLDQGRAAPGHIFNLGHGVLPEIDPAVLTRVTELVHEHSVGFRG is encoded by the coding sequence ATGACGACCAAGACCCTCACCGACTCCGCCCTGGTCCGCGCCGCCCGGGGGCAGGACGTTCCGCACACGCCGGTCTGGTTCATGCGCCAGGCCGGGCGCTCGCTCCCGGAATACCGCGAGTTGCGGGCCGGGATCGGCATGCTCGACACGATCCGCCGGCCCGACCTGGTCGCCGAGATCACCCTCCAGCCGGTCCGCCGGCACGGGGTCGATGCCGGGATCCTGTTCAGCGACATCGTCGTGCCGCTCGCCGCGGCGGGCGTCGACGTCGACATCGTCGCCGGCACCGGGCCCGTGGTCGCCGAGCCGATCCGGGCCGCGCAGGACGTGGCCCGGCTGCGCCGGCTCGAACCGGTCGACGTGTCCTATGTCGACGAAGCGGTCCGGCTGACCGTCGCTGAGCTCGGCGACACCCCGTTGATCGGCTTCGCCGGCGCCCCGTTCACGCTGGCCAGCTACCTGGTCGAGGGCGGGCCGTCGCGCAACCATGCCAAGACCAAGGCACTGATGTACGGCGACCCGGAAACCTGGCACGCCCTCTGCGCCCGGCTGGCCGAGAACGCGCTGACCTTCCTGCGGGTGCAGATCGACGCCGGCGTCTCGGCCGTCCAGCTCTTCGACTCGTGGGTCGGCGCGCTGTCCGAGGCCGACTACCGCCGGTTCGTGCTGCCGCACTCGACGGCCGTGCTCTCCGCCCTGGCCGACGCGGGCGTGCCGCGGATCCATTTCGGGGTGCACAGCGGCGAGTTGCTCGGCGCGATGGGCGAGGCCGGCGCCGACGTGGTCGGTGTCGACTGGCGCACCCCGCTCGACGTCGCCACCGGCCGGATCGGGCCCGACAAGGCGGTGCAGGGCAACCTCGACCCGTGCGTGCTGCTGGCGCCCTGGGAGGTCATCGAGGTCGAGGTGCGCCGGGTGCTCGACCAGGGCCGGGCCGCGCCGGGGCACATCTTCAACCTCGGGCACGGCGTACTCCCGGAGATCGATCCTGCGGTTTTGACCAGGGTCACCGAGCTGGTCCACGAGCACAGTGTCGGGTTTCGGGGGTAA
- a CDS encoding GNAT family N-acetyltransferase → MRPHTDEIRVASFADLDTSTLYAILRLRSEVFVVEQEAAYLDIDGRDTEPATRHIWVAQAGNPVAYLRVLAEPDGGMRIGRVVVAKVARGAGVAGRLMDAALAVVGARPSVLDAQAHLADFYARYGYKISGDGYVEDGIPHVPMARPA, encoded by the coding sequence ATGCGGCCGCACACCGACGAGATCCGGGTGGCGTCCTTCGCCGACCTCGACACCAGCACGCTCTACGCGATCCTGCGGTTGCGCAGCGAGGTGTTCGTCGTCGAGCAGGAGGCGGCCTATCTCGACATCGACGGCCGCGACACCGAGCCGGCGACCCGGCACATCTGGGTCGCTCAGGCCGGCAACCCGGTCGCCTACCTGCGGGTGCTCGCCGAGCCCGACGGCGGCATGCGGATCGGCCGGGTCGTGGTCGCCAAGGTGGCCCGCGGCGCGGGCGTGGCCGGCCGGCTGATGGACGCCGCGCTGGCCGTCGTCGGCGCCCGCCCGTCGGTGCTCGACGCCCAGGCGCACCTGGCCGACTTCTACGCCCGCTACGGCTACAAGATCAGCGGCGACGGCTACGTCGAAGACGGCATCCCGCACGTGCCGATGGCCCGCCCGGCCTAA
- the galE gene encoding UDP-glucose 4-epimerase GalE: MKVLIAGGAGFIGSTVASACLDSGITPVIVDNLVTGRAEYVRDRLFYEGDIADGALIDRIFADHPDIAAVVHAAALIVVPESVSEPLRYYRENVAKSLELISHVTRNGCQRYLFSSSASIYAPGADFTVDETSALRPESPYARTKAVMEWVLEDCTNAYDLRVISLRYFNPIGADPKMRTGPQHPQPSHLLGRLISALDAGEEFHITGTDWPTRDGSGIRDFIHVWDLARAHVEALRRFDEVLPAGGASSYDVLNLGSGTGTTVREFVAAFQRVVDRPLRVSDAPSRPGDVVGSYTRTDKAAAALDWSCDYTVEDGIRHSLEWSSTHRRQLLGE, from the coding sequence ATGAAGGTCTTGATCGCGGGCGGGGCGGGTTTCATCGGCAGCACGGTGGCCTCGGCATGCCTCGACTCCGGGATCACCCCGGTCATCGTCGACAACCTGGTGACCGGCCGCGCCGAATACGTCCGCGACCGCCTCTTCTACGAGGGCGACATCGCCGACGGCGCGTTGATCGACCGGATCTTCGCCGACCACCCCGACATCGCGGCGGTCGTGCACGCCGCGGCGCTGATCGTGGTGCCCGAGTCGGTGTCCGAGCCGCTGCGCTACTACCGGGAAAACGTGGCGAAGTCGCTCGAGCTGATCTCGCACGTGACCCGCAACGGCTGCCAGCGCTACCTCTTCTCGTCGTCGGCGTCGATCTACGCGCCGGGCGCCGACTTCACCGTCGACGAGACCTCGGCGCTGCGGCCGGAGTCGCCCTACGCCCGGACCAAGGCCGTGATGGAGTGGGTGCTGGAAGACTGCACCAACGCGTACGACCTGCGGGTGATTTCCCTGCGTTATTTCAACCCGATCGGCGCCGACCCGAAGATGCGCACGGGCCCGCAACACCCGCAGCCGAGCCACCTGCTGGGCCGGCTGATCAGCGCCCTCGACGCGGGCGAGGAGTTCCACATCACCGGCACCGACTGGCCGACCCGCGACGGCAGCGGCATCCGCGACTTCATCCACGTCTGGGACCTGGCCCGCGCCCACGTCGAGGCCCTCCGCCGGTTCGACGAGGTGCTGCCGGCCGGTGGTGCGTCGAGCTACGACGTGCTCAACCTGGGATCCGGCACGGGTACGACGGTCCGCGAGTTCGTGGCCGCCTTCCAGCGCGTGGTCGACCGCCCGCTGCGGGTGTCAGACGCCCCGTCCCGCCCGGGCGACGTGGTCGGCAGCTACACCCGCACCGACAAGGCCGCCGCCGCCCTCGACTGGTCCTGCGACTACACAGTCGAAGACGGCATCCGCCACAGCCTGGAGTGGTCCTCCACCCACCGCCGCCAACTCCTCGGCGAATAG
- the hemG gene encoding protoporphyrinogen oxidase, with protein sequence MQHGWRVAVIGGGIAGLAAAVRIKDSGPSGTRVTVFEQGPVLGGKLRTGELAGSPVELGAEAFLVRDASTGQDSPAVTLARRVGLGDDLVNPAVGAAAIAVERKLVPVPRGTLTGVPGDVGALAGFARVDAGRDLDNGEPLLGPDEDVAVGALVRRRLGDQVVERLVDPMLGGVYAGRADRLSLAATMPALARQARVEGSLTGAVKAAQAAFPRVKGGAVFATVRGGVSRLVAASAEASGAQIRLGATVRELTRTPDGWRLTVGPTRDPEYVTVDAVVLAVPARPAARLLADIDTGAADTVGALDYASVALVTMALPQAELPELSGFLVPAENGTAVKAATFFSTKWAHLRRPDGMALLRASVGRYGDEHVLQRDDADLAGIVHRELSTLVDHSLPKPLETQVQRWGGALPQYAPGHLDRVASARAALRRSAPTLALAGAGYDGVGIPICVRSGEAAADAVLAALRALPEAR encoded by the coding sequence ATGCAACACGGGTGGCGCGTCGCGGTGATCGGCGGTGGGATCGCGGGACTGGCCGCCGCGGTGCGGATCAAGGACTCCGGTCCATCGGGTACGCGGGTCACGGTCTTCGAGCAGGGCCCGGTGCTTGGCGGCAAGCTGCGCACCGGCGAGCTGGCCGGGTCGCCGGTCGAGCTGGGCGCCGAGGCGTTCCTCGTGCGCGACGCGTCCACCGGGCAGGACTCGCCGGCCGTCACCCTGGCCCGCCGGGTCGGGCTCGGCGACGACCTGGTGAATCCCGCTGTCGGGGCCGCCGCGATCGCGGTCGAACGCAAGCTGGTGCCGGTGCCGCGCGGCACGCTGACCGGCGTGCCGGGCGACGTCGGTGCGCTGGCCGGGTTCGCCCGCGTCGACGCCGGTCGTGACCTCGACAACGGGGAACCGCTGCTCGGTCCGGACGAAGACGTGGCCGTGGGTGCGCTGGTCCGCCGGCGGCTCGGCGACCAGGTCGTCGAGCGGCTGGTCGACCCGATGCTCGGCGGTGTCTACGCCGGCCGCGCCGACCGCCTGTCGCTCGCCGCCACGATGCCGGCACTGGCCCGCCAGGCCCGCGTCGAGGGCTCGCTGACCGGCGCCGTCAAGGCGGCCCAGGCGGCCTTCCCCCGGGTCAAGGGCGGCGCCGTCTTCGCCACCGTGCGCGGCGGGGTCAGTCGGCTCGTCGCGGCCTCAGCCGAGGCCAGCGGCGCGCAGATCCGGCTCGGCGCGACGGTCCGGGAGCTCACCCGAACCCCCGACGGCTGGCGGCTGACCGTCGGCCCGACCCGCGACCCGGAATACGTCACCGTCGACGCCGTGGTGCTCGCCGTCCCGGCGCGGCCCGCGGCCCGGCTGCTCGCCGACATCGACACCGGCGCGGCCGACACCGTCGGGGCGCTTGACTACGCCAGCGTGGCGTTGGTCACGATGGCCCTGCCGCAGGCCGAGTTGCCGGAGCTGTCGGGCTTCCTGGTGCCAGCCGAGAACGGCACCGCCGTCAAGGCGGCCACGTTCTTCAGCACCAAGTGGGCCCACCTGCGCCGGCCGGACGGGATGGCTCTGCTGCGCGCCTCGGTCGGCCGCTACGGCGACGAGCACGTGCTCCAGCGCGACGACGCCGACCTGGCCGGGATCGTGCACCGGGAGCTGTCCACCCTGGTCGACCACAGCCTGCCGAAGCCGCTGGAGACCCAGGTCCAGCGCTGGGGCGGGGCGCTGCCGCAATACGCGCCCGGCCATCTCGACCGGGTCGCCTCGGCCCGCGCGGCGCTGCGGCGGAGCGCGCCGACGCTGGCGCTGGCCGGCGCCGGTTACGACGGGGTCGGCATCCCGATCTGCGTACGCTCCGGCGAGGCCGCCGCCGACGCCGTGCTCGCCGCCCTGCGGGCGCTGCCGGAAGCACGCTGA
- a CDS encoding VOC family protein, with protein MARLVEFYERALETPATWATDDFAELKTAGATLAIASTRTVPLFAPGAARPADNHSVITEFRVDDVDRVHQKLTGFVTDFVNEPTTMPWGNRSLLFRDPDGNLVNFFTPPATS; from the coding sequence GTGGCGCGCCTCGTCGAGTTCTACGAGCGCGCCCTGGAGACGCCAGCGACCTGGGCCACCGACGATTTCGCCGAGCTCAAAACGGCGGGCGCGACCCTCGCGATTGCCAGCACCCGCACCGTCCCGCTGTTCGCTCCGGGCGCCGCCCGACCGGCCGACAACCACAGCGTGATCACCGAGTTTCGCGTCGACGACGTGGACCGCGTTCACCAGAAGCTGACCGGGTTCGTCACGGACTTCGTCAACGAGCCCACGACGATGCCCTGGGGCAACCGGTCGCTGCTCTTCCGCGACCCCGACGGCAACCTCGTCAACTTCTTCACACCGCCGGCGACCAGCTAG